The region ATACCTGCTATACCATGTGCAGCTCCAAAATCAACAAAACCATTAGGACATCTTTTACTTCTTCCAGAATCTCTTACTTTATCTGCTCTAATATAATAATTAGGATACTTTGAATTATTAGTCTTAGTTATTTCTATTAAATATGAAATAATTTCATTTATTAAATCCTTAAATATACTTAGATTCTTAAATTCTAATAAATACCTAAGTGATGATGATAATCCTTCAATTACATCATAGTCTGAATAGTGGACCTTGTTGCTTTTAATATTATTTTTTGCACTTTCAAGCTTTTTTTCTAATACTATTTTTACTCTTCTATTTACAGAATTAAGTGCTTTTTCTACATTAACTCCATATTTAGATAGATATAAAAGCATATACCCTATTCCACAATATCCGTTCAAAATTCCTGAACCTTGATTTAAATATGGCTCACTAACATATAAATTGCTTCTAAATCTTTTTATGTATTCTTTTAATGCCTTATTCCAATTTAGATCATTATTTAATTCTCTAGCTTCTAATATGTAAAATATTATCTCTGGATATCCTGAACATAAGAAAAAAACATTCCATGTTTTACATTTTTCAATTTTATCTTCAAACATATCAACATCGATTATTAATTTTGAGAATTCTCTAATCAAATCGTTAACTTCCCCACTATACATTCTGAAGCACCTCTTTTTATACGTTAATAAGTATGTCATTTAAAATTTTTTCTATATCTTTAGACTTTTGAAAATTTCTTTTGACTTTCTGTAAATTGCTCTTATACATTTGATCATTAATTAATATATTAATATAATTTAATAACGATTCTTTATCTATGTCATCAGTCTTGATAACTTCTCCAATACCTAATTCCTTTATCTTATATGCATTAACTGCTTGATCGTTAATAATTGGTCTCACCATCATAGGAACTAGGTTATGTACAGCCTCACAAACACTGTTATATCCTCCAGCTGTTATAAACAAATCAGCCCTCTCTAAAATTTTTTGCTGATTTATCATATCTCTTACTAATACATTCTGTGGAAATTTTTTGTTATAGTTATTACTTAAATTTGGAACTGAAATAATTAAGTTATAATTTGTTCTACGCACAGTATTAATTACGATATTATAAAACTTGTTACTAGCCCTTATGGTAGATCCCGTTGCAAAATAAATTAATTTTTCTTTACTATCAATAAATTCCTGCAATCTCACGTCATGACCTAAATCCTGACACATATTTCTTAATAATGGTTTTGCAACTATGTATTCTTTATTATTAAATTTACCATCCGGCTGTATTAAACTGCCTCCAAAGGATATATTTATATCATCTTCACCATCTACTACATGAACAGGATTTATATATGGCACTTCCAATTCTTCACTGTTTTTTATATGCCTATTTATTATTCTAGAATAAAAACCACTTTCTTTTATTCCCTTTACTTTCGTAAAATCAACTGAATTAAATAATCCAAATAACTTCACCGGATCACTCTTAACATCCTCATTAAGCATTGTAATTAAACAATTAATTCCTACTGTTCTTTTTTTCAATTTACTTGCAACTATTTTTCCATTTACAGCAGCATTATCTCTAAAAATAATATTAGGCAAAATCATTTTAACTTTTTCCAAATCATATTCAGCCATTTCCTTAAACATCTCTAATAACTTTCTATTAAATACACTGCTCCTATTAACAATATCTTCTACTGTAAATTTAGGTCTTGTCTCATTTTTATAAATATCCTCTAAATTTTTTCTAATATCTTTATATTGAAAAAATTTAATACCCATGTTTTCTATAGCCTGTCTATACTCTTCAAATCCAAAATAATATACTCTAACATCATTTCTAATAATATTTTCTAATATGGATAAGCTTTCATTGAAATTACTTTTAGCTTTCCATCCAAAAAAAACTATCTTTTTCAATTTTGCCCCTCCAATATTCCATAATATATTTTTTATTACATTAATTCCTTTAATTGTATTGTAAACCTTTTCTTATCCATTGTAAAGTTTATTTTACTAATTTATTTAAATAATTTATCAAACTACGGGAAATAAACCCCAGATATACTATATCTAGGGTTTATTATGTCTCAATCATTATTTATTTAACCTTTTCACAAACTCGTTAACATCCGTTATTTTTAAAGCTTCCTTTTTAGGTAAAGCTCTATCTGCTACTCCATTTGACATTTTAAGCTTTACATTTAATGGCTGAGATCCTTTATCTGCTTTTAAGTCCTCACAAAATTTAGTGTATTTTTCCTGTTCCGTTCCTTCATATGGACAATCCTTATAATTAAAATAATCTGTAGAATAAGTATATTCTATTTTAAATTCTTCTACATTACCAACAACTTTTATTTTAAATAATTTCATTTATAAACCCCCTGTGTACAAAACATAAAGTTAACCCAACAATCAAGTTTAAAAGTCGGGTTAACTTGTAAAATTTCTATAGTTAAACCTTATTCACATATGTTTAACTGAAGCAACTATATTATTAGTATTCTTCTATTCTTCTTCAGCATCACCATTTAATTCTTCTTCAGCATACTGTTTATCAAGTACTTTGAAGAATGGGAAATATATTACTGATGCTAATAGTATTATTACAATTTGAAGTACTGCACCTTGCCAACCGGCAACTAAAAATCCTGATATTATCGGCGGCGTCGTCCATGCAACCTGAACATTTGTAAAGCAAGGTACCAGACCAACATACATAGAAAGATAAGTAAGAATTCCTGACATTACTGGGACAATTACAAATGGTATAAACATAAGTGGATTTAATACTACTGGAAGACCAAATAAAACTGGCTCATTAATATTAAATATTCCTGGAATTAATGCTAATTTACCTAATTGTTTTAAACGCTGTGATCTCGCAAATAATACACATGCTACAACAAAGCCTATAGTTATTCCTGAACCAGTCATTGTTAAGAAGTTATCTTGGAACTGCTGACATACTATGTGAGCATTTTTTCCAGCTCCTGAAGCTATTAATTTAGCACCAGTTTTAGCAACTTCACCATTTGCAAGTGTGTTTGCTTGATATATTGAATTCATAACACCACCAATAAGAGTAGCACCATGAACACCAAACCACCAGAAGAAAGATATAACAAATGGTATTACTATTGCTCCGCCAAATGAATCTGTAATTCCCTGTAATGGAATCTGCAATACTTTATAAATCCATTCAAGTGCAGTTCCACCAGTAACAACACTGAAGAAAATGTATACGAGCATAGCTACTACCATAATGACAGCACCTGGTATTAAAGCTGAGAAAGCATTTGAAACTCCAGCTGGTACACTCTCAGGAAGTTTGATTCTTATATCATGGTTTAAGAACCATGAATAAGTATATCCAACGAGTACACCAATAATCAAAGCGGCTATCATTCCTTTACCACCGGTCCAACCCTTATCAATAGAAGCTGTTACATTAATTGGATTCTTTAATACTAAAGAACCATATTTAGTTCCTGCTTTAACAAATGTGTATCCTGGCATGATAATTAAAAAAGTTACTAGTCCGAGAAGTCCAGAAGTAACACCATCCTGTCCTTCATTTTTTGCATATTGAGAAGCTATACCTATTACTGCCGCAAGTGCCAATATATCAAAAGTTGAACTTGAAACTTGAGTTAATGGTACTGACCAGTTTGCTCCAAATATTCCTGCCATCCAGCTGTTCCATCCAGGAATTGGGAAGTTAGCTATCAATAAAAATATTGATCCAATAAGAGTTAATGGCATTGTAATTATAATACCATCTTTAATTGCCGTAATGATTTTTGAATTTGCAAATTTCATTATCGGCGGAATAATTTTTTCTTGAATAGTATCTACTTTACTCATTATTATAATTCCTCCTCATATTTTTTATCTAGTATATATAAATATTAATTATGTCCCATTTAATTATATATTCTCTCCTCGTTCCTTAATTACATTTTTGTACCAATAAAATGATAATTTTTTCTTTCTATCCAAATTATGCTTATGATCTACATATATGAAACCATACTGCTTTTTATATCCATTAAGCCAACTTAGAAGGTCAATTACTGACCAAGCATAATAGCCTTTTACATTTATGCCTTCACTTATTGCCTGCTTTAGTGCTTTTAAGTGAGCTTCTATGAACTTAATTCTAGGCATATCTAAAATTTCATCTTCTACAATTAGGTCCTTATCCCCTAGACCGTTTTCAGTAATATAAAGCTTAACATCCCCATATTCAGCTTTTAGTTTCTTAAGTCCCTCAACTAATGATTCAGGTGATATTTCCCATCCCCATTTGGTGTATACCTTATCATCCATTTTTACTGTTTTATAGAATCCATCAAATGACGGATTTCCTGGTGCTCCTGTCGAATTTTCCCTTGTCCTTTTAAATTCCCCTGTGTCATGATTTTTAATTACTCTCTGTGGTTGATAATAGTTAAGTCCCATGAAATCATTCATCGGTGCTGCTTTCTTTAATATAGCTAATTCATCATCAGTCCAATCAGGAAGCCATCCTTTTTTCTCAATGTTTTTGATTACATATTCAGGATATTTTCCCTTTAGTACTGGATCATAGTACCATGCAATTTCATATTGATTTGCATGATGAGCAGCTGCCTTATTTTCTTCTTTATCATCAACACTAAATGCTGGAGAAAATACATTTGTAATTCCTATTTCTCCATACTGTTTTAGTTTTTTATACTCAATAACAGATTTTGCATGGGCAACAAATACATTATGAGTTGCCTCGAAATACTTTTTAACATCACCTGATATCCCTGGAGGGTGAGCCCCTGATATATATCCATTAGTACAAAATACTATAGTTTCATT is a window of Clostridium pasteurianum DNA encoding:
- a CDS encoding lanthionine synthetase C family protein, translating into MYSGEVNDLIREFSKLIIDVDMFEDKIEKCKTWNVFFLCSGYPEIIFYILEARELNNDLNWNKALKEYIKRFRSNLYVSEPYLNQGSGILNGYCGIGYMLLYLSKYGVNVEKALNSVNRRVKIVLEKKLESAKNNIKSNKVHYSDYDVIEGLSSSLRYLLEFKNLSIFKDLINEIISYLIEITKTNNSKYPNYYIRADKVRDSGRSKRCPNGFVDFGAAHGIAGILSVLSIALSNRIKVEGIEKSIETLLNKFNQFMIVDGKISYWPGILGIEDYLNNTKGVNYNKYGWCYGTSGITRAIYLAGQALDEKKYKDVAINILSDFCRNINNADVNGYSLCHGYSSILLVLNEMYADTDVGLFKETSDIIADKIVKDIRMDEILNFKEDKVNLAQNNIGILDGIIGIIFSLINYSDKNRNLVSKIMCIK
- a CDS encoding PTS sugar transporter subunit IIC; translation: MSKVDTIQEKIIPPIMKFANSKIITAIKDGIIITMPLTLIGSIFLLIANFPIPGWNSWMAGIFGANWSVPLTQVSSSTFDILALAAVIGIASQYAKNEGQDGVTSGLLGLVTFLIIMPGYTFVKAGTKYGSLVLKNPINVTASIDKGWTGGKGMIAALIIGVLVGYTYSWFLNHDIRIKLPESVPAGVSNAFSALIPGAVIMVVAMLVYIFFSVVTGGTALEWIYKVLQIPLQGITDSFGGAIVIPFVISFFWWFGVHGATLIGGVMNSIYQANTLANGEVAKTGAKLIASGAGKNAHIVCQQFQDNFLTMTGSGITIGFVVACVLFARSQRLKQLGKLALIPGIFNINEPVLFGLPVVLNPLMFIPFVIVPVMSGILTYLSMYVGLVPCFTNVQVAWTTPPIISGFLVAGWQGAVLQIVIILLASVIYFPFFKVLDKQYAEEELNGDAEEE
- a CDS encoding GH1 family beta-glucosidase, with amino-acid sequence MKFPRDFFLGAASASYQVEGAWNEDGKGVSNWDVFTKIPGKTFEGTNGDVAIDHYHRYKEDVKLMAEMGLDSYRFSVSWPRIIPNGDGKVNKKGLEFYNNLIDECLKYGIVPFVTLYHWDMPQALQEKGGWINKETIDAFVDYAKTCFESFGDRVKHWITFNETIVFCTNGYISGAHPPGISGDVKKYFEATHNVFVAHAKSVIEYKKLKQYGEIGITNVFSPAFSVDDKEENKAAAHHANQYEIAWYYDPVLKGKYPEYVIKNIEKKGWLPDWTDDELAILKKAAPMNDFMGLNYYQPQRVIKNHDTGEFKRTRENSTGAPGNPSFDGFYKTVKMDDKVYTKWGWEISPESLVEGLKKLKAEYGDVKLYITENGLGDKDLIVEDEILDMPRIKFIEAHLKALKQAISEGINVKGYYAWSVIDLLSWLNGYKKQYGFIYVDHKHNLDRKKKLSFYWYKNVIKERGENI
- a CDS encoding nucleotide disphospho-sugar-binding domain-containing protein, whose translation is MKKIVFFGWKAKSNFNESLSILENIIRNDVRVYYFGFEEYRQAIENMGIKFFQYKDIRKNLEDIYKNETRPKFTVEDIVNRSSVFNRKLLEMFKEMAEYDLEKVKMILPNIIFRDNAAVNGKIVASKLKKRTVGINCLITMLNEDVKSDPVKLFGLFNSVDFTKVKGIKESGFYSRIINRHIKNSEELEVPYINPVHVVDGEDDINISFGGSLIQPDGKFNNKEYIVAKPLLRNMCQDLGHDVRLQEFIDSKEKLIYFATGSTIRASNKFYNIVINTVRRTNYNLIISVPNLSNNYNKKFPQNVLVRDMINQQKILERADLFITAGGYNSVCEAVHNLVPMMVRPIINDQAVNAYKIKELGIGEVIKTDDIDKESLLNYINILINDQMYKSNLQKVKRNFQKSKDIEKILNDILINV